One part of the Candidatus Peregrinibacteria bacterium genome encodes these proteins:
- a CDS encoding permease-like cell division protein FtsX, which translates to MRLKNIFSFAVTNLWRNKFLSLATVIIIALILFTFNIILSIHLIAETGLDDIQQKVDIILYIKDDGEPLQIEKFIEEIKDIESVKEVVYTSKEDALRNLLNKYPIAIDPFSKYSIENPLPANINIITYSVENHSEILELADSNNYRNLFVSLKESTENQKIVGKLVKITDSSKRILISTLIIFVIASILIVSNAITLSIYYKRNELDVMKLVGASPGAMRAPFVIEGIVYGFVGFVSSMILLYGFLRVTELDLISFSLNVELFQFVILELTCCVLIGLISGVLSTEKYLRIKK; encoded by the coding sequence ATGAGACTTAAAAACATATTTTCGTTTGCAGTTACAAATCTATGGCGCAATAAATTCTTATCACTTGCGACTGTTATTATAATTGCACTGATACTTTTTACTTTTAATATAATTCTTTCTATTCACTTAATTGCCGAAACAGGGCTCGATGACATACAACAAAAAGTAGATATTATCTTATATATAAAAGATGATGGGGAACCACTCCAAATCGAAAAGTTTATCGAAGAAATAAAAGATATAGAAAGTGTAAAAGAAGTTGTCTACACCTCAAAAGAAGATGCCCTCAGAAATCTGCTAAATAAATACCCAATTGCTATAGATCCTTTTTCAAAATACTCGATCGAAAACCCTCTACCGGCAAACATAAACATAATCACTTACAGCGTAGAAAATCATAGCGAAATACTCGAACTAGCTGATTCAAATAACTATAGAAATTTATTTGTAAGCCTTAAAGAAAGTACAGAGAACCAAAAAATAGTAGGTAAACTTGTAAAAATAACCGATAGTAGCAAGCGCATACTTATAAGTACGCTCATAATTTTTGTAATCGCAAGCATACTCATCGTATCCAACGCGATAACTCTAAGTATATATTACAAAAGAAATGAATTAGATGTTATGAAATTAGTTGGGGCGTCGCCGGGCGCCATGCGCGCACCATTTGTAATAGAGGGCATCGTCTATGGATTTGTTGGTTTCGTTAGCAGCATGATTTTACTCTACGGATTTCTCAGAGTAACCGAGCTCGATCTAATATCATTTTCACTCAATGTTGAATTATTTCAATTCGTAATTTTAGAACTCACCTGCTGTGTACTAATAGGTTTGATCAGTGGAGTTCTAAGTACTGAAAAATATTTACGCATAAAAAAATAA
- a CDS encoding adenylyltransferase/cytidyltransferase family protein produces MKSQKKVMIFGTFDYFHAGHEDLIKQAKKHGDYLIVVIARDGTVEKIKGNKPDHNAKKRLSILKKHELIDKAVIGEKGDKHKIILKYKPNVIALGYDQFVFTYTLNKLIIDNKLNTEIVRLEAYKPEVFKSSKIKAKLANET; encoded by the coding sequence ATGAAATCTCAGAAAAAAGTAATGATCTTTGGAACCTTTGATTATTTTCATGCGGGACACGAAGACCTAATCAAACAAGCAAAAAAACATGGCGATTACTTGATAGTAGTAATAGCAAGAGATGGCACTGTTGAAAAAATCAAAGGCAACAAGCCGGATCACAATGCGAAAAAAAGACTATCTATACTAAAAAAACATGAACTCATAGATAAAGCTGTCATTGGCGAGAAAGGAGATAAACACAAAATAATTCTAAAATATAAACCAAATGTCATTGCCCTCGGCTATGATCAATTCGTATTCACTTATACATTAAATAAACTTATAATTGATAATAAGTTGAATACTGAGATTGTAAGGCTCGAGGCATACAAACCGGAGGTATTCAAATCTTCAAAAATAAAAGCAAAATTAGCCAATGAGACTTAA